A part of Methanobacterium sp. genomic DNA contains:
- the glmM gene encoding phosphoglucosamine mutase, translating to MKKLFGTFGVRRVANTELTPEFASKLAASYGSIVKGKVAVGGDTRTTTEMIKHAVISGLLSSGCDVVDLGFLPTPAVQYAVRNYYDGGVIITASHNPPKYNGIKFVDSDGIGTPDDMEIKIEKMFFNDNPDRVSWNEIGEVETNSGLLEEYIENVINRVDGDAIRNAKLKVIVDCGSGAACFTTPFLLRKLGCEVITMNCQPDGFFPGRNPEPTETNLKELIEVVKATGADLGVAHDGDADRTICIDEEGNFVFGDKSFALVEKYILKENKGGLIVTTVATSSAIYDIASEYNGEVIATKVGDLIVARELKDKNGLFGGEENGGLIFPDFVYGRDAALSTAKIIEIIAKTGKPLSRLIEELPMYYSEKMKIECPDKLKHRIMQKIAEETREFEVDTTDGVKIIKEDGWVIIRPSGTEPIFRCFAEAKTLKEAKKMAKWGISLVSKYLNQ from the coding sequence ATGAAAAAATTATTTGGAACATTTGGGGTTAGAAGAGTTGCTAATACAGAATTAACGCCAGAATTTGCATCAAAATTAGCTGCATCCTATGGTAGCATTGTCAAAGGCAAAGTCGCAGTGGGGGGCGACACCAGAACCACCACAGAAATGATAAAACATGCTGTAATTTCTGGATTGTTATCTTCAGGTTGCGATGTTGTGGATCTTGGATTTTTACCCACTCCTGCAGTACAGTATGCTGTTAGAAATTATTATGATGGGGGGGTGATAATAACCGCGTCACATAACCCTCCAAAATATAATGGAATCAAGTTTGTTGATTCTGATGGAATTGGAACTCCTGATGATATGGAAATAAAAATAGAAAAGATGTTCTTTAACGATAATCCTGATAGAGTATCCTGGAATGAAATTGGAGAGGTAGAAACCAATTCAGGGCTGTTAGAAGAGTACATTGAAAATGTTATTAACCGTGTTGATGGTGATGCAATAAGAAATGCTAAACTAAAGGTGATAGTAGACTGCGGAAGCGGAGCAGCATGCTTTACAACCCCATTTCTGCTTAGAAAATTAGGATGTGAAGTTATTACCATGAACTGCCAACCTGACGGCTTTTTCCCGGGAAGAAACCCCGAACCAACTGAAACAAATCTTAAAGAACTTATTGAAGTTGTTAAAGCAACAGGTGCGGATCTTGGTGTTGCCCATGATGGTGATGCAGACCGTACAATCTGTATTGATGAAGAAGGAAACTTTGTTTTTGGCGATAAATCATTTGCACTTGTTGAAAAATATATTTTAAAAGAAAACAAGGGCGGATTAATTGTTACAACCGTTGCAACGTCCTCTGCAATTTATGATATAGCCAGTGAATATAATGGAGAAGTTATAGCAACAAAAGTTGGTGATTTAATTGTTGCACGGGAATTAAAAGATAAAAATGGTTTATTTGGCGGCGAAGAAAACGGAGGATTAATATTCCCTGATTTTGTTTATGGAAGAGATGCTGCACTTTCCACTGCCAAAATCATTGAAATAATTGCAAAAACTGGAAAACCACTCTCCAGGCTTATAGAAGAATTACCTATGTATTATTCTGAAAAAATGAAAATAGAATGTCCTGACAAGCTGAAACATAGAATAATGCAAAAAATAGCAGAAGAAACCCGTGAATTTGAAGTTGACACCACAGATGGTGTTAAAATAATTAAAGAGGACGGATGGGTCATAATAAGGCCTTCTGGAACAGAACCAATATTCAGATGTTTTGCAGAGGCCAAAACCCTAAAAGAAGCTAAAAAAATGGCCAAATGGGGAATTTCTCTTGTTTCAAAATATCTGAATCAATAA
- a CDS encoding glycosyltransferase family 2 protein: MKIITIIPAYNEERAIKNVVKGALKYSDVLVIDDGSDDHTSEKAINAGARVIKHDKNRGKGAAIKSGLRDILKSGYNIIILIDGDGQHNPDHIPLLASYINGFEIVLGSRFKKGNPENMPIQRRASNKITTRLIRYVTGYELTDSQSGFRAMSKDASTLFLDIKYDDYVYESEMLYIASKNNIKIKEITIPSTYGLEKSHVSKIHVLRYILFIMKLFTRKLRNI, encoded by the coding sequence ATGAAGATTATAACTATTATCCCTGCTTATAATGAGGAAAGAGCCATCAAAAATGTTGTTAAGGGAGCATTAAAGTATTCCGATGTTCTGGTTATAGATGATGGTTCAGATGACCATACATCAGAAAAGGCTATTAATGCCGGGGCCAGAGTTATCAAGCACGATAAAAACAGGGGAAAAGGGGCAGCAATAAAATCAGGGCTTAGAGATATTTTAAAATCAGGATATAATATTATCATATTAATTGATGGGGACGGACAACATAATCCTGACCATATACCCTTATTAGCATCATATATTAATGGATTTGAAATTGTATTGGGTTCCAGATTTAAAAAGGGAAATCCTGAAAATATGCCAATCCAAAGAAGAGCATCAAATAAAATTACAACGAGACTTATAAGATATGTAACAGGATATGAACTTACAGATAGCCAGAGCGGATTTAGGGCCATGTCTAAAGATGCTTCAACTCTCTTTTTAGATATAAAATATGATGATTATGTATATGAATCTGAAATGCTTTATATAGCATCTAAAAACAATATAAAAATCAAAGAAATTACCATTCCCAGTACATACGGACTGGAGAAATCTCATGTGTCAAAAATACATGTTTTAAGATACATATTGTTTATTATGAAACTTTTCACACGTAAATTAAGAAATATTTAA
- a CDS encoding flippase-like domain-containing protein, with amino-acid sequence MKRFYVFAISIALIIILILWIGPENIINTFKTVNLKWFFVALLIHFLAIGVRSFRWGFIINKPFEFKNNYIVKVIGLFAGNFSPMRTAGEVMGAVAAKKINKINLSEGLSAGLTERFFDLVIVGFLLIISSIWVENTRFMSMLGGSVTLFIVVLIYLINWREDTSIWIYEKIHPFLCKLPINDNVLDNMYFKFRDGLKRMTGYTNSFTTSKNLIFVCIMSIMAWLLECSRLYIVFYAFGVDINFVAVIIIFLIANIIGVISALPGGIGSIEVAITGILVFFGVSGALAGSIAIADRLVSFWATTVLGIIFSSYYAGDMLGEVKKYTLDLKMSKE; translated from the coding sequence TTGAAACGATTTTATGTATTCGCCATTAGCATAGCATTAATTATTATACTTATTTTATGGATCGGCCCAGAAAATATAATAAATACCTTTAAAACCGTCAATTTAAAGTGGTTTTTTGTGGCATTATTAATTCATTTTCTTGCAATAGGCGTTAGATCATTTAGGTGGGGGTTTATAATAAATAAACCCTTTGAATTCAAGAATAATTATATTGTAAAGGTAATTGGGCTTTTTGCAGGAAACTTTTCTCCAATGAGAACTGCAGGAGAAGTAATGGGTGCAGTTGCAGCTAAAAAAATCAATAAAATCAATTTATCTGAGGGACTTTCAGCAGGTCTTACTGAAAGATTTTTTGATCTTGTCATAGTGGGTTTTTTATTGATCATATCTTCAATATGGGTTGAAAACACCCGTTTTATGTCAATGTTAGGTGGATCTGTTACTCTATTTATCGTAGTACTGATTTATCTGATTAACTGGAGGGAAGATACAAGCATATGGATATATGAAAAAATTCACCCATTTTTATGTAAATTGCCCATTAATGACAATGTTTTGGATAATATGTACTTTAAATTTAGAGATGGTCTAAAAAGAATGACTGGATACACTAATTCTTTTACAACCAGCAAGAACCTTATCTTTGTATGTATAATGTCAATTATGGCATGGCTTTTAGAATGTTCCCGGTTATATATTGTATTTTATGCATTTGGAGTTGATATTAACTTTGTTGCAGTTATTATAATTTTTTTAATAGCTAACATTATTGGGGTTATTTCAGCCCTTCCAGGCGGAATAGGATCAATTGAAGTAGCTATAACCGGGATTTTAGTATTTTTTGGGGTTTCTGGAGCACTTGCGGGAAGTATTGCAATTGCAGACAGACTTGTTTCATTTTGGGCAACTACAGTGCTTGGTATAATCTTTTCATCATATTATGCAGGTGATATGTTGGGAGAAGTAAAAAAATACACTTTAGATCTTAAGATGTCCAAGGAGTGA
- a CDS encoding DNA-binding protein: MDDDKIFKIALITTILGLSGMLLLADKVMPQEVKIKSIEKGMLDTEIMIEGVITEIDKSSQSNTYFMQIIDDTGKITAIIFPNTVLEIEKSSLNIYSLKNHRIKMTGKVTTYNGNLELILKDAASLKVVA, from the coding sequence ATGGATGATGATAAAATTTTCAAAATTGCTTTAATCACAACGATTTTAGGGTTATCAGGTATGCTGCTTCTTGCAGATAAAGTGATGCCCCAGGAAGTCAAAATAAAAAGCATCGAAAAGGGCATGTTAGACACAGAAATTATGATTGAAGGTGTTATTACTGAAATAGATAAATCATCACAGAGCAACACTTATTTTATGCAAATAATAGATGATACTGGTAAAATAACGGCTATAATTTTTCCCAATACGGTTTTAGAAATTGAGAAGAGTAGTTTAAATATTTATTCATTAAAAAACCATAGAATAAAGATGACAGGAAAAGTTACTACCTACAATGGAAATTTAGAACTTATTCTAAAGGACGCAGCATCATTAAAAGTTGTAGCGTAG
- a CDS encoding DUF5654 family protein, producing MRETADNVKSEVMTTMATLITTAFGLIAALAWNEAIKAIIAQFFQAGSGVTGLIIYAVLITIIAVIATILIARAIPTKPPVQDVRIVE from the coding sequence ATGAGGGAGACTGCGGATAATGTAAAGAGTGAGGTTATGACTACTATGGCCACATTAATAACAACGGCCTTTGGATTAATTGCTGCATTGGCATGGAATGAAGCTATAAAGGCTATAATAGCGCAATTTTTCCAGGCCGGAAGTGGTGTAACCGGATTAATAATTTATGCAGTATTAATTACAATTATTGCAGTAATTGCAACAATCTTAATAGCAAGAGCGATACCCACTAAACCTCCAGTTCAGGATGTAAGAATTGTAGAATAA